A region of Gemmatimonadota bacterium DNA encodes the following proteins:
- a CDS encoding oligosaccharide flippase family protein, translated as MFSRIKSLAQHTAVYGMGDLLGRAVSILLVPIYARHLTPADNGILSLAFAFIGFSAVFYSLGLNPALIRLLSGKTDLGKHRAAFSSAFWALFATGVILSSLVWTNAGSLAHHLLGSSDYSAIFELIAAVVLLDALSEPLFTLCRARQRSFHYAIVRVIQHSLQLGLTAYFIAILGQGPIAVFEANLISSLFALIVMFPIGLRLIRPTFDMRALRELLRFGLPFVPSAFSFLIISLSDRFLIRFFLDLDDLGIYGITYKLGLPIFFVVKAFRSAWAPAVLDETEDENTEEDTRQMCARVTTYFTLFGILGCLILATFAREIIVLIAGDNAETYLEGIRVVPLVGLAFFFHGLYIILTAGVYAEGRAGSLPFIVGTGACVNIAINIFLLPKIGFIAAAYSTLIAHVLMAVLLFLIVRRFYPVPYEYGRLGKICVAGAVVFVVLSPHLHDTSIEGVIARVIFVAGYPLILWGWRFFMP; from the coding sequence ATGTTCTCTCGAATCAAATCTCTCGCGCAACACACGGCGGTCTATGGCATGGGCGACCTGCTCGGTCGCGCAGTGTCCATTTTGCTCGTGCCCATCTATGCCAGACATCTCACGCCTGCGGATAATGGCATTTTGTCTCTGGCATTTGCATTTATCGGATTTAGCGCGGTTTTTTATTCCCTCGGTCTCAATCCCGCGCTGATCCGTCTCTTATCTGGCAAGACCGATCTCGGCAAACATCGCGCCGCATTTAGCTCCGCATTTTGGGCACTGTTCGCCACAGGTGTTATTCTGTCGAGTCTGGTCTGGACCAATGCCGGGAGTCTCGCGCATCATCTTTTGGGCAGTTCGGATTATAGTGCGATTTTCGAACTTATTGCCGCCGTTGTCCTTTTGGACGCGCTGTCAGAACCCCTTTTCACACTTTGTCGCGCTCGTCAGAGATCCTTTCACTATGCGATTGTGCGGGTGATTCAACACTCGCTACAACTCGGTCTTACCGCTTATTTTATCGCAATTCTCGGACAGGGGCCAATCGCAGTTTTTGAAGCCAATCTCATCAGTTCTCTCTTTGCACTTATTGTCATGTTTCCCATTGGCCTGCGGTTAATTCGTCCCACTTTTGATATGCGTGCGTTGCGCGAACTTCTGCGTTTTGGCCTGCCCTTTGTACCCTCAGCTTTTTCCTTTCTTATCATTAGTCTGTCTGATCGCTTTTTGATCCGATTTTTTTTGGATCTCGACGATCTGGGTATTTACGGTATTACCTATAAACTCGGTCTGCCCATCTTTTTTGTGGTTAAAGCGTTTCGCTCGGCCTGGGCACCTGCCGTGCTCGACGAAACCGAAGATGAAAATACAGAGGAAGATACGCGGCAGATGTGTGCGCGTGTCACTACGTATTTCACGCTGTTCGGCATTTTGGGCTGTCTGATTTTAGCCACTTTTGCACGCGAAATTATTGTTCTGATTGCCGGTGACAATGCGGAGACTTATCTCGAAGGCATACGGGTTGTGCCCCTGGTGGGGCTGGCATTTTTCTTTCACGGTCTTTATATCATTCTCACCGCGGGTGTATATGCCGAAGGTCGCGCGGGATCCCTGCCGTTTATTGTGGGAACGGGTGCGTGTGTGAATATCGCTATCAATATTTTTCTTTTGCCCAAAATTGGATTTATTGCCGCTGCTTATAGTACGCTTATCGCGCATGTTTTGATGGCGGTTTTGCTTTTTCTAATTGTGCGTCGGTTTTATCCGGTTCCCTACGAGTACGGACGTTTAGGGAAAATATGTGTTGCGGGGGCGGTGGTTTTTGTCGTTTTATCACCTCATCTCCACGATACGTCAATAGAGGGTGTTATTGCGCGTGTAATTTTTGTTGCGGGATATCCCCTCATTTTGTGGGGATGGCGTTTTTTTATGCCCTAA